Part of the Bos indicus isolate NIAB-ARS_2022 breed Sahiwal x Tharparkar chromosome 29, NIAB-ARS_B.indTharparkar_mat_pri_1.0, whole genome shotgun sequence genome is shown below.
tttaaatatattatgctacttcctctggcctgcaaagtttcttcAGAATAATCAGCTTATAATAGGTTTATGTGGATTCCCTCATATGaaattccttatttttctatTGCTACCTTTAATATTCTACTGTGATcttaaattttgccattttaaatacGATATGTATTGGTTTGgttctctttgggttcatcttatttGAGACTCTCTGTACTTCCCAAATCtagatatctgtttccttcttcaggttcaGCAAGTGTTCAGCCATAATTtcattaaatgtcttttttttttttttttttttaccactttctTGCTCTCTTCTGCTGCTGGGTCCACTAGAACACAAATGTTAGTCAACTTGATGTGTCACAGAGCTCCCTTAAGctactcatatttttaaattttatttgcatttttttattgttttaactgGGCTATTTCCATTATTCTCTCTTTCATATCCACTTAGTCATTATCCTTTATCACTAATCTACTGCTAATTCTCctccagtgtatttttcatttcagttattatatacttcagttaagattttaaaatatattttatagttccTTATTAAAGTTTCCATGGTGTTCGTCTATTCCTTTCTGCACTTTAGTTAGATATCTCTTTATGATTGCTTTGAACTGTATCAGGTAAACTATTTGTTTCCTTTCCGTTAGAGATTTAATgaggtttttgctgttgttcttttgtttgaaacAAATTCTTCTAACATCTCACTTTGCTtaattttctctgtctctatgacATTAGGTAAAGCAATTACCTATCCCAAGCTTGAAGGTGGTTTCTTGTGTGGGAATGTCCCTATGAAGTCTGTGAATGTCCAATGGCTTTGCTGGGAGAACTGGATCTGAAGTGAGCATGGACTTTGTCTTCTCCTGGAGTGTGATGGCAGCCACTGCATTAGTGGAATGGATGGAGTTGGTGGGAAAAGAGCCAGAGCCGGGGTGAGCAATGGCTTCTCCAGTTTTCAATAGCTGTCACTACCCTATCAGGTCCAGAACTGTAGCCTAAGGAGGTGGTGCAAGAGCCTTGAGAAACTGGGTTTCTCCTACATTTGATGGCAGTCAGTATTTTGGGACAGGACCAAGGCCTGAGAGCTTGGGGCTATATTTCTGTGCTGGTTTTTCCCCAGTGTGCATACTTTGGTTAGCAACTCTTTTTCCCAGTGTGGTTAGTGACTTGTTAGTgacttttccccactttttcccCAGTGTGCATGCCTTGGGTAGTGACGTCTTCATGACTTTTTCCCCACTTTTCCCCCAGTGTGCTCACCTTGAGTAGTGACTTGTTAgtgactcccccccccccccactttttctcctttgtgcTTGCCTTGATTAGTGGCTGAGTATTGGTGGAGAAGTTGGTGCCACAGCACAGAGCTGACCCTGCCCTCTCCCAATATGGAAAAGGATGTGCACTTTGGTGATAGTGTTTTCTTCTCTGGACGTAACTTCACTCCTCCTGGAGTGACTGCAGAGATATATGAGTTGACAATGGCTCAGTTGCAGGCTCAGTGTCCAAGTCAGCTACCATCCCTCCAAGTGTGCACACTTTTGTTAGCGATGGTATCCTCCCCTTTAGTGGGCAGCAACCACAGGAGCATGAGAGGCTGGGGCAGGAGCTCAGTTAGGGCTGGGGAAGAGGGGATGCTGGGGTGGTAATTGCCAGCTGGATGGAGTCACAGGCAGTTTTCAATCTGCTGCCTCCGTGAGCAGGTCTGGCACATGCTCTTCAAGAGCAAGGTCTCAGTTACTTGCAGTACTCAGGTAAATCTCCACTGGTTTTCAAGCCAGAAAGGGGGCTTATTTCCTGTTGTTAAACCCCATGACTGATGTGCCTAAACTCTGGCCCCAAATCCTTGCTCATCCCGGGGTATTTTGCAGCTTGTgatgtccccttcctcttctctATCCAGGTGAGAAGTATAGGTCCCATCCATATCATTTCTCTCCCCTTCCTGGCAGACTCCATACAGATCATTCTTTATAACCTTGGTTGTAGAACAGCTGTTCTGCTCTTGCCCAAGTGGATGTCAGCAAGAGTTTCTCTATATGTAGTGGTAATATGTTGTGTTCTTAAGGAGGGGTGAGCTTAGCATCCTACCAACCTGCCATCTAGAACTCCCTCCTCATTTTTTGTAGTTTAGATTGTTGTAGGCAATCTCCATGCAGAGGATCAGGCTCaggagaaaatttaaattattttctggtcTTTCTGAGCATGTATCATTCCAAGTACATGCATGGGGACTTTCTCATTATCTCTATATAGGcgtcttgctttttttctttttttagtattttactgcgtatcattttttttattattatttttttttactttaaaatagtgtattcattttgccatacatcaaagggggttcaggattgggaacacgtgtacacccatggcggatgcatgttgatgtatggcttcttactttttaaaagtcctaTCTTTAATGTCTGGCTCAGGAAagaccaaaaagagaaaataatgatgACAGGGCAAAGTGTGTTGGCCTTTAAATTCCCTGGAAGTCACTTCAGCTGGATTAGGAGCAGCTTGTAGCCACAGTGGAGAGGTGCACCCACAGCAGCTGCTCCCCCTGTGTCTGCACATCTGGTTCAGAAGCAACAATCAGTAATCAGAGTACAGACACTGGATATGGGAGGGGAAAGGTCCTATTTTCCCGACTTGGGTTCCATAAGCTCTAAGGAAGCTTCTCCTGCACATCTGCATGCCTGACATccatggagaaaatatttaaattatcccTTGACACATCACACTGAGGATTTTTAAGGTAgcatttttgcctttaaaaaaaatttttaaagcaacatcTTTTCCAGTAAAGACAGTGCAAAAATTTGTGTATTCACAAAATATTTCCTTCAAGATGTCGTTATACTGTCAGCTGCAATTTGAAGTTTAGTAATTTAAAATCTGTATGGAagtactaggggcttccctggtggctgagacactaaagaatccacctacgatgcaggtttgatccctgggtcaggaagaacctctggagaagggaatcgcaacccactccagtattcttgcctggagaatcccatgaagagaggagtctggtgggctatagtccatgaagttgcaaagagtcagacatgactgagcaactaagcacacacaaggaaatattaataaatatgaagGTCCACAAGAACAAAAATGATTTAATTGTTCCCAGGTTCTTCAGCTCTGTTGGTTTAACTGACAAAAATCAAATAACTTAAATTTGTGTCCTATCCAATGAAACACCATTGAGCACCATATTTCTCAGGTcctataaaaaggaaagcaatgtCATAGGTAGGCTCTTTCATTATCCATCAGTTTACTCTCTAAATTTCTTCTTCCTAACTTGAGTTTCAAATGCCCTTAGTTATTTTATCACCTCAagcttccctctttctctcttgttcCAACTGTGACCATAGCATTTTCACCATCATTTCCCAATGCACTTCTACTTTATAGTCATGCACATTACAACTTTATCAAAGATTTATGGACCATGAAATACACATACGGTTCTATGTAGAAGGACagaatttcagaataaaatttgTTTCCTACATTTCGTGACCACTTTCCACAAACAACctcttattttttggctgtgcattGCTGAAGTATGTCCTAATGACATGATTCTGGATTCCTTTCTCACCCATGTCCTGTCcttttaattaaaacaacaacaacaacaaaaacactttcAAACACCCCAAATTCAGTTCTCTTAATTTTTCAGAATAAGTAACTCCCTATTTGAGTCAATCATCTCAACAATATACTAGTCCAAAAGGCATTCCTTTCCCACCCAAAGAAAACCATGAAACACTTTGGCTAAACTAAAAAACCACAAAAGCAACACATAGCATGAAGGAAATTCATATACCCCCCTTGAAAAAATAACAGTCaatcttcaaattaaaaatattttctcatagtaTGGTCTTAATGAAACAAATAGAATAGACCAAAGTGAAAGTAAGTACAGAAGTCATAGACTTGAAATTAGAAGGCTAACAGTTAAGTCTAGATTTTTTTATGAAGCTGTGACATTAAATCATTAACCATTCTGAACTTCATTTTACCAtctgtgaaataaatatatttatatgatctGACATGTTATAGTttcactgtaaaaaataaaaagaaaacacttgccAAAAGCTAGATGCAAATATTTAGAGATGCAAACTGAATTATAATCTAAGCCTTTATAGAAACTTCAATCTCTGGCATTTAAAGGAGGCATAGTCTTCTCAGTCAGCAAATGGAAAGACAAGAGTAAAACAGTATCTAATTCATGCTTCTGACAGCAAGTGGAGGATAAGAACAACTCCAATAGAATAATGTTACAATAGTGCTATTTAGTTCATTTTGATCACTGATCTCTTATTATATCAAAGGTATCTCAAATTTGATCACTTGGagaccattttctttttctagtaaaaattaaaagttgaaaatgacaataaaaaatgaCAGATATACTACATATCCCTTTTAAAGTTAtcaataaacagtaaaaaaaaaaaatgtgaaaaaagattGTATGCAAATAGGGAAAAAGAAATCCCAGactaaaaaattggaaatatagTATGGAGAAAACTCAAATTTTCTTAATCatgttaagagaaaaaatatataggaataaggCTGAAACTAAAAGCAATTAATCACACAGAATCTCCTTGTCCTGTAACTATATGCATAGACATTATTTCTGATCAAAACTTTCCCATTCTCAAAGTTTTTCTCAGAGCAAGCTTAACATCTTTGTTCCTCAAGCTGTAAATTAAGGGATTCATCATGGGAACCACATTGGTGTAAAAGACAGAGGATATTTTCCCATCATCCACAGACACAGAAGATGGTTTGAGATACATAAATGCACTTGATCCAAAGAACAGAGAAACAGCAATGATGTGGGCACTGCATGTTCTGAAGGCTTTGGACCTGCCCTCTGTGGACTTGATGTGGAAGATGTTGGTGAGGATGAAACcataagagacaaagatggtgaGACTGGGCACAATGATGTTGATGCCTCCCACAATGAACACTTCCAGTTCAATGATGTGGGTACTTGTGCATGAGAGCTGGAGCAGAGGGTGGATGTCACACAAATAATGGTTGATGGTGTTTGCATCACAGAAGGTCAGTCTCAGCATGCATGTAATAAGGGTCGTGGCATCCAAAACTGCCATCAAGTAGGAACCAAGCATAAGGCTGGAACACACTTTAGGGGACATGGCAACGTTATAAAATAATGggttacagatggccacatagcgatcATAGGCCATTGATGTCAGCACATAACATTCGGAAAtaccaaaaaaactgaaaaagtaaaGCTGGGTCATGCACCCTATGTAAGAAATAATCTTCTTATTTGATATGATGTTAATCAGCATTTTGGGTGTAAACACAGAAGAATAACAGAGATCTATGAAGGACAAGTtaaagaggaaaaagtacatgggggtgtgtaGGTGTGAACTCAGCCCAATAAGGATGATCAAGCTCAAATTTCCCATCACAGTGACCATATACATTACTAGAAACAGGAAGAAGAGGGGAAGCTGGAGATCTGATTGGTCTCTTAATCCCATCAAAATAAACTGAGTCATGAAAGAGCCATTCCCCAGAGCCATTCTTCCCTAAAGGAATCTGAGAGCATAGGAGAAAAGGGTCACATAGAGGAAAAACAGGGTTTTGCATAACATCTCCTATACAAGATAGTGTATGTGCTGGGATGACTATGAGTACCCTATCTTGCACTCATGGAACTTCCTTATCGTTATCATGGAAATGAGTTTCAGTTATCATGGAAAAAAGTTTCCCCTATAAACTTTTTAAACTAAGTAGCAAAAAGCATTAAAAGTTAGCCTATGGAGTGAAGGGAACTACATATGCAAAGATAAGTATTAGAAAAAATTGAAGgattatgaaaaagaattttgaataCGAACAGAATTTTTATTGCCTCTTCTCACAATTTCTTCATTCACTTGACCTTCCCCTCACCAGTAAATTTAGAGGCAGTAATCCCAAAAGCCTAATGCTCATCTGCAATGCAGATAAGACTTTACAGGGTAGGAACCAAGAAGATTatctctacattaaaaaaaaaaggcggtGGTGGGGGGAGTGGACCACAGTCTAAGAGAGGTTAAGTTAATTCACCATGTCACAAAGTAAAACTTATAAATCTAGAAGAATGAATGTTCCATCCATGGAGAGGGAACTTAATGAGAAACTGCATCACCTGTGTCCCTTAGTAATTCTAACATTCCCTGCTCTCTCTTCAAACAGATTTTCCGGCAAGATTCAGCTGAATCTCAGGACAGCAAAAACAGGAAATGAACTGTCATATCAGAGGTCCTCGTTCTCCACCTCCAACAAAGGAAACATGAATATAAATGGAGTTCAGAAACTCACACTCTTTTAAGCCAGAATATCCCCAGGGTTTCTTCTGATTGTTTTTAATCCCCCTGGTCCTTGAAGGGTAATTTCAGGTTCTGAGGCTTTGATTTCTTTGATTCTAACGAAATGTCACCTGTAATTAATTTCTGATATGCCCTCAAAAGCTTTCCTGAACTACAGATCATAATCTTGATTATGACTTTGAGTCCTATCAAACTGCAAAAGACAATAAACTGCCTCTATTGTTATCATTTTAGCCACAGAGTAAGCCATAAAAGATTTAATGTGAGTGTAATGGTATAATGCACTCAGTTATAGATGGCAGCAGCTTGTTCAGTCTCTTCCCCAGAGAACAGTTTCTACATGTAATAGGAACTAAGGGGATTGTATTTAAAATCTGTCTTTTAGTTCCTTATAGACTCAATCTTTTACTCAAGTTTTCCCTTCACTGTAGAGATTTTCATCCTCCAAAGAAGACCCAAAATTAACTTTTGTTTCCCATCAGCAAGATGGCAAAACAGGAAACGCTAGAATCTCCTCTGCATGAACACATGGACTCAAAAACAATTTGTGTACGGATTCCTTTTGTAAGAAATCCAAAACTAGGTTAAGAGGATCCTGCACACAGTTCAAGTATGATGCCAGTCATGttgaatctattaaaaaaattgaagatacATCTTGCCATGTAGCTATGGTGGTTCAGAACCATGTGACTGGGACAAAATCACCAGTTCCCAGATTCTCCCTAGGAAGAGAAAGAGGTGCACAATACATCCAAAGCCCCAGCTTTCCTAGGGGCCATCCACATGATTGACTTCTGTATAGCCTGTGTCAGAAAACTGAAGGGATGTGGGATATGACAGACTTTAGCTACCTGAGGTGAGAGAAGAGAGATAGCAGTTTGGTCTAGAATTCACTATAAACCCTCCCCCTGACTTAACACAGCTAGCAGTAGAAAACATTTTTCCTACAGCTTCTCCTTGATGAAGGAAAAGATACACTGTGCTCACCTGGAGGCTGCCTGAGGAATTGATCCTAGTCTCCTTTGTTTTAGGAGCCTGATGGGACCCTGACATTCTCCAGATACCTGGGAGCTTCTGAAAAAAAAGGCAAGTGGATTGTACTATCACCAGATTGAGAGGCCCACTTTTTCTAGCCAGGCTTATTAGTGGTCTTCTCCAGTACAAGGCCAGTTCATGAAGAGTAAAATATGTTGGTAGTTTGCCTATGTGCagacacaaacacagaaagtcaaggaaaaatggaaggaagTCCAATTAACACACCCCTCCCCTTTACAAGAAAGTGACATTACAAAGTGGCCCTAATGAAATTAAGATATACGATTTACCTGAGAAAGGGTTCATTTAAGTGTCATAAAGATGCTCACTCTagtctcctgtaatgcaggagacgcaggttcgattcctgggtcgggaagatctgctggagaagaaaatgtcaacccactccactattcttgcctggagaatcccgtggacagaggagcctggcaggctacagtcaatgggatcgcaagagtcagacatgacttagtgactaaaccaccacctagTCACAGAATAATACATGAATAAAGTGAGAATTTCAGCCTTaaagagaaacacacagaaataatGAATCAAAAAGCACAATAATTGCACTGAAAAATTCACTAGATGGTCAAAGCAGCAGACTAAACAAAGGAAAGGACTGTATAATTTGAAAAAAGGACATTTGATATAATTTAGTAAatggagcaaaaagaaaaaaaaataaaatatactgttgAAAGTCTAAGGAATTTATGGGAAGTATCACATGGACCATATAGGCACTACAGAGGTCCTAGAAGGACAAAAATATGAGAAGTGATCTGAAAGCTTTCTCAAAGAAAAACTGACTGAAAAGTCCCCAAGTCTGTCGAAGGATATGGACATCCAGAACCAGGAAACAATAAGGCTATCAAATACAataattccaaagaaatccacagCAAGACACATTACAATCAAGTTACCAAAAGTCAGACagaattttttcctgaaatatagttgatttacattattacattaatttcaggtatacaaataTAATGATTcaattttttatagattatactccacttgaagctattataaaacattggctacATTCTTCACCTGTATAATATATTCtgattgtttattcattttatacacACTGGTCTGCATCTCTTTAATCACCTGCTCCTGCATTGACCCTCACTGCTTTCCTCTCTCTACCAGTATCAATACTTTGGGCTCTGTATCTGCaagattgtttctgttttgttatattcattttttcttttattttttatattccacatttaagtgataacatacagtattaatcttttttttctttttcttatttcactaAATATAATACTCTCTAGGAACAACCATAtatttgcaaatggcagaattccattctttttaatggctgggtaatatagcgtacatgggattcccaggtggtgctagtggtaaacaatctgcctttcaatgcaggaaacataagagacatgggtttgatccctaggttgggaagatcccttggagcagggcacagcaacccactccagtattcttgcctggacaatcccatgtatggtggagacaggcaggctacagttcatggggttgcaaagagtcagacaagactgaagcaactttgcacctACACATGCAATATACTGAACATATCACTGaccattaaatatgtatataatatatttttaatctatttaatctttgttactgaaaataattttgctaTGAACACTCAGTGGCATTAATCTTTTCTGACTactcctttcactttcttcagatatatacccaattgttgggtcatatggtagttttattttcagtttattgaggaacctctatacttttttccatagtggtttCCCCTTTATATTCCTTCCAGCAGTGTACAggggggtttccttttctccacattctaacATTTGATATTTGTGGGGGGGGTTGATGACTGCCACTCTAAAAAGTatgaagtaatatctcattgttctgatttgcatttctctaataattagtgatggctgagcatcttctcatgtgtctgTTGTTacctgtgtatcttctttggaaaattgtctattcagttcttttgtccattttttgattggattgtttgggggttttttttgataccgagttgtatgaactgtttatatgttttggatGTTAACTCCTTTTGGTTATATCGTTTGCAAATTtatctcccattcagtagatagctttttcattttattgatgatcTTTATGGTGCAAAaccttttaactttaattaggtcccattcattcatttttgcttttatttcttttgccttagacaaattcaaaaaaataaaaataaaaaggtttatgAAGAAAGAGATTTCCATACGttatctaggagttttatggttttagatcttacacttaggtctttaaataattttgagtttatctttctatgtagtgtgagaaaatgttcaccagttcagttcagttcagtcactcagtcgtgtctgattctttgtaactccatgaattgcagcatgccaggcctccctgtccatcaccaactcccagagttcactcaaactcacgtccatcaagtcggtgatgccatccagccatctcatcctctgtcgtccccttctcctcctgcccccaatccctcccagcatcagagaattttctaatgagtcaactcttcacatgaggtggtcaggtactggagtttcagctttagcatcactccttccaaagaacacccaggactgatctcctttagaatggactgattggcagtccaagggactctcaagagtcttctgcaacaccacagttcaaaagcatcagttcttcagtgctcagctttcttcatggtccaactctcacatccatacatgactactggaaaaaccatagccttgactagacggacctttgttggcaaagtaatgtctctgcttttgaatatgctatctaggttggtcataactttcctccaaggagtaagtgtcttttaatttcatggctacaatcaccgtctgcagtgattttggagcccaaaaaaataaagtctgacactgtttgcactgtttcctcatctatttcccatgaagtgatgggaccggatgccatcaccttcattttctgaatgttgagctttaagccaacattttcactctcctctttcactttcatcaagaggcttttgagttcctcttcactttctgccataagggtggtgtcatctgcaaatctgaggttattgatatttctcccggcaatcttgattccagcttgtgcctcttccagcccagcgtttctcatgatgcactctgcatataagttaaataagcagggtgacaatatacagtcttgacatactccttttcctatttggaaccagtctggtgttccatgtccagttctaactgttgcttcctgacctgcatagacgtttctcaagaggcagatcaggtggtctggtattcccatctctttcagaattttccacagtttattttgatccacacagtcaaaggctttggcatagtcaataaagcagaaatagatgtttttctggaactgttcatatctcattgttttatatgCACCTGCCCACTTCTCCCAgaaccacttactgaagagactgtcttatctttactgtgtatttttatcttcttgtcatagattaattggtcAAAggaatgtgggtttatttcttaaTCACCTATTCTGTTCCACTTatctatgtatttgttttttgtgcCTGggccatgctgttttgattgtTGTAGCTTTATGGTATAATCTGAAGTTTGGGCATGTGATACATCcacctttgttatttttttctcaatattgctttggaaAATTGGGGTCTTCtgtgattccatataaattttaggattgtgaGCTCTATTTTTGTTGGAAATGCCATGGGTATTTTCTTAGGAATTGCATTAAAACTGTAGATTGCTATAGacttttaacaatattgattctttcaatccataaacacaggaaatctttccatttaatttttttaaaattttcagagtataggtttTTCACCTCTTTGACTAAgtaagtttattcttaggtattttattctttctgatgcctCATTAAACAGGACTGTTTTCCTGCTGTCTCTTCCTGATAGTTCATTACTACTGTACGGAAAAATAACAGATTTCAGTATATCAATCTTGTATCCTTCAATgatactgaattcatttattagttctgatAGTTTTTTTGGTGGCGACATCaggtttttttatatatagtattatgtcatctgcaaagagggACAATgttacttcttcccttccaatttgggtgattttatttctttttcttgtatgaTTGCTGTGACTAGGATCTGCAATACtatgtaaaatagaaatggtgagagtgggcatccatatcttgttcctgactttaaaggaaagtctttcagtttttcattgttGAATACGATGGTATCTGTGGGTTTCtcatacatggcctttattaAGTTATATTTTCTCTATACAAACATTGATAAgaaattttatcatgaatgggtgttgctgctgctgctgctgctaagtcgcagtcatgtccaattctgtgcgaccccagagatggcagcccaccaggctcccacgtccctgggattctccaagcaagaacactggagggggttacctttgccttctccagattggATGTTAAATTTCATCAAAAATGTTTGCATCTATGTGGatatcatttgatttttattcttccttttcttaatgttcagttcagttcagttcagtcgctcagtcgtgtccgagtctttgtgaccccatgaattgcagcacaccaggcctccctgtccatcatcaactcctggagttcactcagactcacatccatagagtcagtgatgccatccagccatctcatcctttgtcatccccttctcctcctgccaccaatccctcccagcatcagagtcttttccagtgaatcaactcttcgcatgaggtggccaaagtactggagtttcagctttagcatcaaaccttccaaagaaatcccagggctgatctccttcagaatggactggttggatctccttgcagtccaagggactctcaagagtcttctccaacaccacagttcttaaTGTAGTGCATCCCATTAACTGATTTCTGGATATTGAATCATCCTAGCAGTCCTGGAAttaatcccacttggtcatgatttaTGATCCATTGCTTTAGTTTAAgaatattttgttgaatattttttggatctaTATTATCAGAAATATTGGCctgtaatattctttttcttgtagTGTCTTCCCGTGGTTTTGGAATTGGGAGGTGCTGGCCTTGTTGAACGAACCTGGGGTTGTTCTCTGTTCTTCAatattttggaatagtttgagaagttAGGTATTAGCTCTTA
Proteins encoded:
- the LOC109554060 gene encoding olfactory receptor 8B3-like; this translates as MALGNGSFMTQFILMGLRDQSDLQLPLFFLFLVMYMVTVMGNLSLIILIGLSSHLHTPMYFFLFNLSFIDLCYSSVFTPKMLINIISNKKIISYIGCMTQLYFFSFFGISECYVLTSMAYDRYVAICNPLFYNVAMSPKVCSSLMLGSYLMAVLDATTLITCMLRLTFCDANTINHYLCDIHPLLQLSCTSTHIIELEVFIVGGINIIVPSLTIFVSYGFILTNIFHIKSTEGRSKAFRTCSAHIIAVSLFFGSSAFMYLKPSSVSVDDGKISSVFYTNVVPMMNPLIYSLRNKDVKLALRKTLRMGKF